From a region of the Scyliorhinus torazame isolate Kashiwa2021f chromosome 15, sScyTor2.1, whole genome shotgun sequence genome:
- the chst7 gene encoding carbohydrate sulfotransferase 7, with product MKLLQSRCLIVILVYSLLLLAIPYFLDCRNKMLAPGEQPFLRECSEVVAPMSWGEEDLDTGGNLTVGARRSRQHIYIHATWRTGSSFAGELFNQHPAVFYLYEPMWLMWQVLYPGDAESLQGAVRDMLRSLFRCDFSVLRLYSAAGPLTTRAVFGWKNNKVICSAPLCGAYRKERVELVDGGVCEKQCAARDIGELERECRKYEVMVIKDVRVLDVGVLFPLMGDPSLNLKVVQLVRDPRAVHNSRMKSKQSLVKESIQVLRSKHRLERTRWPLLSNRAQRADSSVARALEVICEAWSRDQELVRRSPAWLRARYLTIRYEDLVLEPLSGLGALYSFANLTVTPATEAYMLNMTRGVGYSSDRPFLISSRDAKEAVSAWKKRLSLGQVQQVEQSCQRAMRALGYRPNNT from the coding sequence ATGAAGCTACTCCAAAGCAGATGTCTGATCGTCATCCTGGTTTATTCCTTGTTGCTGTTGGCCATTCCGTATTTCCTAGATTGTCGCAATAAGATGCTGGCTCCCGGGGAGCAGCCCTTTCTCAGGGAATGCTCGGAGGTTGTGGCCCCCATGTCTTGGGGGGAGGAGGATCTGGACACCGGGGGCAATCTGACAGTGGGGGCCCGGAGGAGCAGGCAGCACATTTACATCCACGCCACCTGGAGAACGGGCTCCTCGTTCGCCGGCGAGCTCTTCAACCAGCACCCCGCCGTCTTCTACCTGTACGAGCCCATGTGGCTGATGTGGCAGGTGCTGTACCCGGGGGACGCCGAGAGCCTGCAGGGGGCCGTGCGGGACATGCTGCGCTCCCTCTTCCGCTGCGACTTCTCCGTCCTGCGGCTGTACTCGGCGGCCGGCCCGCTCACCACCCGCGCCGTCTTCGGCTGGAAGAACAACAAGGTGATCTGCTCGGCCCCCCTGTGCGGCGCCTACAGGAAGGAGCGGGTGGAGCTGGTGGACGGCGGGGTGTGCGAGAAGCAGTGTGCAGCCCGGGACATCGGGGAGCTGGAGCGGGAGTGCAGGAAGTACGAGGTGATGGTCATTAAGGATGTCAGGGTGCTGGACGTGGGCGTCCTCTTCCCTCTGATGGGGGATCCCTCCCTGAACCTCAAGGTAGTCCAGCTGGTCAGGGATCCCAGGGCTGTGCACAACTCCCGGATGAAGTCCAAGCAGTCCCTGGTCAAGGAGAGCATCCAGGTGCTGAGGAGCAAGCACAGGCTGGAGAGGACCAGGTGGCCTCTGCTGTCCAACAGGGCTCAGCGGGCGGACTCCTCGGTGGCCAGAGCCCTGGAGGTGATCTGCGAGGCTTGGAGCCGGGACCAGGAGCTGGTGAGGAGGTCGCCGGCGTGGCTCAGGGCTCGCTACCTGACCATCCGCTACGAGGATCTGGTGCTGGAGCCGCTGAGCGGCCTGGGGGCCCTCTACAGCTTCGCCAACCTGACGGTCACGCCGGCCACCGAGGCGTACATGCTGAACATGACCCGCGGCGTGGGCTACTCCTCGGACAGGCCCTTCCTCATCTCCTCCAGGGACGCCAAGGAAGCCGTCAGCGCCTGGAAGAAGAGACTGAGCCTGGGGCAGGTCCAGCAGGTGGAGCAGAGCTGCCAAAGGGCCATGAGGGCGCTGGGCTACCGGCCAAACAACACGTAG